In Bacteriovorax stolpii, a single genomic region encodes these proteins:
- the aepY gene encoding phosphonopyruvate decarboxylase: MITADKFLIPARELGFNFFTGTPCSYLKPFINYVIDTDGFDFVDSVNEGDAIAIAAGATVGGKRAVVMFQNSGLGNAVNPITSLTYTFNIPVMIITTLRGEPGGPADEPQHELMGQITTAMLETMRLKWAFFPQTEEEVAPALKAADEYMKKHNQPFVFVMRKDDIAEYKLQKKPAASKKDFSITHTDHFELDYKARTTRTPVLEVLQKSVALSAAVIATTGKTGREFYEVGDQKNQLYMVGSMGCALAFGLGLAMVKPKLKVIVLDGDGALLMRTGSMATAGAYKPKNLVHILIDNEAHDSTGGQGTVTGGVSFGTIAAGFGYDKIYSTDRLEKFSEIVEEVKKNDVVTFVHMKTQKGSPEKLGRPKVTPAEVSVRFAEFVQSK, translated from the coding sequence ATGATTACAGCTGATAAATTTTTAATTCCGGCACGCGAACTTGGTTTTAACTTCTTTACGGGGACACCATGTTCATACTTAAAGCCATTCATTAACTACGTTATCGACACAGACGGATTTGATTTCGTCGACAGTGTCAACGAAGGTGATGCAATCGCTATCGCGGCAGGAGCAACAGTTGGTGGGAAACGCGCGGTTGTTATGTTCCAGAACTCAGGTTTAGGAAATGCAGTTAACCCGATTACGTCACTAACTTATACGTTTAACATTCCAGTTATGATCATCACGACTCTTCGTGGAGAGCCGGGCGGCCCTGCTGATGAACCTCAACACGAACTGATGGGGCAAATCACAACGGCAATGCTTGAGACGATGAGACTTAAGTGGGCCTTCTTCCCGCAAACGGAAGAAGAAGTAGCTCCTGCGCTAAAAGCAGCTGACGAATACATGAAAAAACACAATCAACCATTCGTGTTTGTCATGAGAAAAGATGACATCGCTGAATACAAACTTCAAAAGAAGCCAGCGGCTTCTAAAAAAGATTTCAGCATCACTCACACTGATCATTTTGAACTTGATTATAAAGCACGTACGACGAGAACTCCGGTTCTTGAAGTGCTTCAAAAATCAGTTGCGCTTTCCGCCGCAGTGATTGCGACAACTGGTAAAACAGGAAGAGAGTTCTATGAAGTAGGGGATCAAAAGAACCAGCTTTATATGGTGGGTTCTATGGGGTGTGCACTGGCGTTTGGGCTGGGCCTTGCCATGGTTAAGCCTAAACTTAAAGTTATCGTTCTTGACGGTGATGGAGCGCTTTTAATGAGAACTGGATCAATGGCCACAGCGGGAGCTTACAAGCCAAAGAACTTAGTTCACATCCTGATTGATAACGAAGCTCACGACTCAACTGGTGGACAGGGGACTGTGACGGGTGGAGTTTCATTCGGAACAATCGCAGCTGGATTTGGTTACGATAAAATCTACTCAACTGACCGCTTGGAGAAATTCTCTGAGATCGTTGAAGAGGTAAAAAAGAACGATGTAGTGACATTCGTTCATATGAAAACTCAAAAAGGTTCTCCTGAGAAATTGGGAAGACCTAAAGTGACTCCTGCTGAAGTGTCTGTGAGATTTGCGGAGTTTGTGCAGTCTAAATAG
- a CDS encoding TauD/TfdA family dioxygenase: MLNDNFTYAFSTEAQNEIYDFIKNLHQYDRIEDAKTLESDDCPTFLKEVEEIRNELENGKRIVIVRPFVDLHNKYTIQEQRTISWLLGNVLGEPLVQNEAGDKVICVFDRDRHNTMVKGARYHQTREGGTIHTDNVNVPYHWEYLVLSCIAPAMAGGENILVNALTVHKILKEKHPDVLAILEKNFIWEQRGVADATYEAPILTYNKKGEPMFRHLRPYMESAHRKTNNPLTEEQMYAIDTLDSVIEHSDNQYRHTFKAGEILLTYDSQVLHGRTCFSDSQDAVTIFDYKKDHNKPLKRTMDRLWAKKRGNLCLV; encoded by the coding sequence ATGTTAAATGACAATTTTACCTATGCTTTTTCAACAGAAGCACAAAACGAAATTTACGATTTCATTAAGAACCTTCATCAGTACGATCGCATCGAAGACGCTAAGACGTTAGAGAGTGACGATTGCCCAACTTTTTTAAAAGAAGTTGAAGAGATCAGAAACGAACTGGAAAACGGAAAGCGCATCGTTATCGTTAGACCATTTGTTGATCTTCACAATAAGTATACAATTCAAGAACAAAGAACGATCAGCTGGCTTTTAGGAAACGTCCTGGGTGAGCCTCTAGTACAAAACGAAGCTGGTGATAAAGTTATTTGTGTTTTTGATCGCGACCGTCACAACACCATGGTGAAAGGAGCTCGTTACCACCAGACTCGCGAAGGTGGAACAATCCATACTGACAACGTGAACGTTCCATACCACTGGGAATACCTGGTTCTTTCTTGTATTGCTCCGGCAATGGCAGGTGGAGAGAACATTCTGGTTAACGCCCTGACAGTTCACAAAATCCTAAAAGAAAAACACCCGGATGTTTTAGCGATCCTGGAAAAGAATTTTATCTGGGAACAACGTGGAGTGGCCGATGCTACTTACGAAGCTCCGATCCTGACTTACAATAAAAAAGGCGAACCAATGTTCCGCCACCTTCGTCCATACATGGAATCAGCTCACAGAAAAACGAATAACCCGTTAACTGAAGAGCAAATGTACGCTATTGATACTCTGGACTCGGTAATTGAGCACTCAGACAATCAATACCGTCACACTTTTAAAGCAGGAGAAATCCTCCTAACTTACGATTCGCAAGTGCTTCACGGAAGAACATGTTTCTCGGACTCTCAAGATGCCGTGACGATTTTTGATTACAAAAAAGATCATAACAAACCATTAAAGCGCACGATGGACCGTCTATGGGCAAAAAAGAGAGGTAACCTGTGTCTAGTTTAA
- the aepX gene encoding phosphoenolpyruvate mutase codes for MKKSTQLRQMLQSNELEFLMEAHNGISAIIAQEAGFKGIWGSGLSISASLGVRDNNEASWTQVLDVVEYMSDATKIPILLDGDTGYGNFNNMRRLVMKLEQRGVAGVCIEDKIFPKTNSFLRTEAQPLADIEEFCGKIKAGQDTKLDDDFNIIARVEALIAGWGLQEAVKRADAYRKAGANAILMHSKISKPDEILAFMKEWGERSKECPVVIVPTKYYATPTNVFREAGVSTVIWANHQMRMAVTAMQQVTKTIFEEQSLMNVEDKIVSVAELFRLQNDKELEAAEKRYLTVADADAPRVVLLAASRGAELKELTEDRPKVLIDINGKPLIEQSINNFYAHDIKDIAIVTGYKKEAFKFPNIKYVNNENFESTSELASLFLASKQIADNTIISYGDILYRKYILSRLLEEKGDITIVVDATINNRTADYKGDFVLCSRNHSTNYNEAPAELQGIKFGTASENKDASGEWIGLVKTNKVGSEVLSKALTELSTTPDFNKLKLPDLMNHLLSKKVKINVMYIDGHWMDVDSYADVSKGQKF; via the coding sequence ATGAAAAAGTCAACGCAACTAAGACAAATGCTTCAGTCTAATGAGCTGGAGTTTTTAATGGAAGCCCACAACGGGATTTCTGCAATCATCGCTCAGGAAGCGGGTTTTAAGGGGATCTGGGGATCGGGTTTATCAATCTCTGCCTCACTTGGGGTAAGAGATAACAACGAAGCTTCATGGACTCAGGTTCTGGACGTTGTTGAATACATGAGTGATGCTACGAAGATTCCTATCCTGCTTGATGGTGATACTGGATACGGGAACTTCAACAACATGAGAAGACTTGTTATGAAACTTGAGCAACGTGGAGTTGCCGGGGTTTGTATCGAAGATAAAATCTTCCCAAAAACAAACTCATTTTTAAGGACAGAGGCGCAACCTCTTGCCGATATCGAAGAGTTCTGTGGGAAAATCAAAGCTGGTCAAGACACTAAACTTGACGATGATTTCAACATCATCGCTCGCGTAGAAGCTCTGATCGCTGGATGGGGATTACAAGAAGCAGTTAAAAGAGCAGACGCTTACAGAAAAGCGGGAGCTAACGCCATTCTAATGCACTCAAAAATTTCAAAGCCAGACGAAATTCTAGCTTTCATGAAAGAATGGGGTGAGAGATCAAAAGAATGTCCAGTTGTCATCGTTCCAACTAAATACTACGCAACTCCGACAAACGTCTTCAGAGAAGCTGGTGTTTCAACTGTTATCTGGGCCAACCACCAAATGAGAATGGCCGTAACAGCGATGCAACAAGTAACTAAGACAATCTTTGAAGAGCAATCTTTAATGAACGTTGAAGATAAAATCGTATCAGTTGCAGAACTTTTCCGTCTGCAAAACGATAAGGAACTTGAAGCAGCTGAGAAGAGATACTTAACAGTAGCAGACGCTGACGCTCCAAGAGTTGTTCTTCTGGCGGCATCACGTGGTGCTGAACTAAAAGAATTAACTGAAGACCGTCCAAAGGTTTTGATCGATATCAATGGAAAACCGTTAATTGAGCAATCAATCAACAACTTCTACGCTCACGACATTAAAGATATCGCGATTGTTACAGGGTATAAAAAAGAAGCTTTCAAATTCCCAAACATCAAGTACGTGAACAATGAAAACTTTGAATCGACTTCAGAGCTTGCTTCATTGTTTTTAGCGAGCAAGCAAATTGCAGATAACACAATCATCTCTTACGGTGACATCCTTTATAGAAAATACATCCTTTCTCGTTTATTAGAAGAAAAAGGAGATATTACGATTGTCGTTGATGCCACAATTAACAACCGTACCGCTGATTACAAAGGTGACTTTGTTCTTTGCTCTAGAAACCACAGCACTAACTACAATGAAGCTCCTGCTGAACTTCAAGGAATCAAGTTTGGAACTGCAAGCGAAAACAAAGACGCAAGCGGTGAGTGGATTGGTCTTGTGAAGACAAATAAAGTTGGATCTGAAGTTTTATCAAAGGCCCTTACAGAGCTTTCAACAACTCCAGACTTCAATAAACTGAAACTTCCAGATTTAATGAACCACCTTCTATCTAAGAAAGTTAAAATCAATGTTATGTACATTGATGGACACTGGATGGATGTTGATAGCTACGCTGACGTTTCAAAAGGACAAAAATTCTAA
- a CDS encoding LysE family translocator translates to MIALILGLAIGFLMCIPVGPINVWVVNTLLKHNFRSAFSIALGGSVMDFTYFMIILTGLSLFSFTPKMTMFFKVAGVIFLFAFGLKEILSPSQSFEEDEDTKKKIPRASSFFLLGVLIYTSNPTLIATMSGLAAIIKSWHAFDFNYFNYFFLSLGIAVGSASWFFLLLKMVQRYQNRIPQKFFHHFSRTSGVLIVMFSLFMAFKVYKEVYL, encoded by the coding sequence ATGATCGCACTTATCCTAGGTCTCGCTATTGGTTTTTTAATGTGTATTCCGGTAGGCCCAATCAACGTTTGGGTGGTGAATACCTTACTTAAACATAATTTCCGTTCTGCTTTTTCGATTGCCTTGGGTGGTTCAGTGATGGACTTCACTTATTTTATGATCATCCTGACTGGGCTCTCATTGTTTTCTTTTACTCCAAAGATGACGATGTTTTTTAAAGTGGCAGGTGTGATTTTTCTTTTTGCTTTTGGACTAAAAGAAATCCTTAGTCCGAGCCAGAGTTTTGAGGAAGATGAAGACACAAAGAAAAAGATTCCGAGAGCATCGAGTTTCTTTTTACTGGGAGTTTTAATTTATACATCAAACCCGACATTGATTGCGACTATGTCAGGGCTGGCGGCCATTATTAAATCGTGGCACGCTTTTGATTTTAACTATTTTAATTATTTTTTCCTGTCGCTAGGAATTGCTGTCGGTTCGGCGAGCTGGTTCTTTCTTTTGTTAAAGATGGTTCAGCGCTACCAAAACCGCATCCCGCAGAAGTTTTTCCATCACTTCAGCCGCACCTCAGGTGTATTGATTGTGATGTTTAGTTTATTTATGGCATTTAAAGTTTATAAGGAAGTGTACCTATGA
- the typA gene encoding translational GTPase TypA yields the protein MSKNYSKLKNIAVVAHVDHGKTTMVDCLLKQSNTFDEREQVAERVMDSGDIEKERGITITAKNCAFIWKDTKINLLDTPGHADFGGEVERSLMMVDGVLLLVDASEGPLPQTRFVLQKAMERGIKISVVINKIDRPDERIEEVKNDIENLFLEMADQLNITDFDLDVPILYASARSGWATHDPKVVRTDVHPILDFMVSDFYPEPQVAQGEDLQLLVTNLGYSNYLGPLVIGRIQRGIIKKNGNYTLCDIEGKNKSYKITAIQEFSALRNIDVDEARAGEIVTIAGITNAKIGDTVVSTTKIEPLPRITVEPPTVGVQVSVSTSPLSGQEGEYLTSRKLEEFLEDSVRTNVALQYEPTDDPKVYILKGRGELQLAIVFEELRRKGFEFMVGRPQVLFQTAEDGTKLEPFEKVVLDIPSDATGPITEKLSIRKGIMENMMPLGEDRTRVEFIIPSRGLIGYRGVFLTDTRGAGLMSSEFLGYRPFVGEMLARQNGAIISDRLGKMTPYALFNLLSVGRQFVVPGEPTYEGQVIGEHTRPNDTNVNAVREKHLSSVRTAGKDENITLPPIAPRTLEWALDWIDNDEWVEVTPTSIRIRKKELAQNKRSVVRG from the coding sequence ATGTCTAAGAATTACTCAAAACTAAAAAACATTGCCGTCGTAGCTCACGTTGACCACGGTAAAACAACAATGGTTGATTGTCTTTTAAAGCAATCAAATACATTCGACGAGCGCGAGCAGGTTGCTGAACGTGTAATGGACTCAGGCGATATCGAAAAAGAACGCGGGATCACAATCACGGCTAAAAACTGTGCGTTCATTTGGAAAGACACAAAAATTAACCTTCTGGATACTCCAGGCCACGCCGACTTCGGTGGAGAAGTTGAAAGATCACTTATGATGGTTGATGGGGTTCTACTTCTAGTAGACGCTTCTGAAGGACCTCTTCCTCAAACTCGTTTCGTTCTTCAAAAAGCAATGGAGAGAGGAATCAAGATTTCTGTTGTTATCAACAAAATCGACAGACCAGATGAAAGAATTGAAGAAGTTAAAAATGATATTGAAAACCTTTTCCTGGAAATGGCTGATCAATTAAATATCACTGATTTCGATCTTGATGTACCTATCCTTTACGCTTCTGCTAGATCTGGATGGGCAACTCACGATCCAAAAGTAGTTAGAACTGACGTTCACCCTATTTTAGATTTCATGGTTTCTGATTTCTATCCAGAACCACAAGTTGCTCAAGGTGAAGATCTTCAGCTTCTTGTAACAAACCTTGGATACTCAAACTACCTGGGGCCATTAGTTATCGGAAGAATTCAAAGAGGTATTATCAAGAAAAACGGTAACTACACACTTTGTGACATTGAAGGAAAAAATAAGTCATACAAAATCACAGCGATTCAAGAGTTCTCAGCTCTAAGAAACATCGACGTTGATGAAGCTCGCGCTGGTGAGATCGTTACAATTGCCGGTATTACGAACGCGAAAATCGGTGACACGGTTGTTTCGACAACTAAGATCGAACCACTTCCACGTATCACTGTTGAGCCACCAACTGTAGGGGTTCAGGTATCAGTTTCAACTTCTCCTCTATCAGGACAAGAAGGTGAATACTTAACTTCTAGAAAATTAGAAGAGTTCTTAGAAGACTCTGTTAGAACAAACGTTGCTCTTCAATATGAACCAACTGACGATCCAAAAGTTTACATCCTAAAAGGAAGAGGTGAACTTCAGCTAGCAATCGTATTCGAAGAACTTCGTCGTAAGGGATTCGAGTTCATGGTTGGTCGTCCTCAAGTTCTTTTCCAAACTGCTGAAGATGGAACTAAATTAGAGCCATTTGAAAAAGTCGTTCTAGATATTCCTTCAGATGCAACTGGCCCAATCACTGAAAAACTATCTATCAGAAAAGGGATCATGGAAAACATGATGCCCCTTGGAGAAGATAGAACAAGAGTTGAGTTCATCATTCCTTCAAGAGGATTAATTGGTTACCGTGGTGTGTTCTTAACAGACACAAGAGGTGCTGGTTTAATGTCTTCTGAATTCCTGGGATACCGTCCATTCGTCGGAGAAATGCTGGCTCGTCAAAACGGTGCGATCATCTCTGACCGTCTTGGAAAAATGACTCCGTATGCACTATTCAACCTTCTAAGTGTTGGTAGACAATTCGTAGTTCCAGGGGAACCAACATACGAAGGACAAGTTATCGGTGAACACACTCGTCCAAACGATACAAACGTAAACGCTGTTCGTGAAAAGCACTTATCTTCAGTTCGTACTGCAGGTAAAGACGAAAACATCACTCTTCCACCTATCGCTCCAAGAACTCTTGAATGGGCACTAGACTGGATCGACAACGATGAATGGGTAGAAGTCACTCCAACTTCAATCCGCATCAGAAAGAAAGAACTTGCTCAAAACAAGCGCTCTGTTGTTAGAGGATAG
- a CDS encoding NTP transferase domain-containing protein, whose product MSSLTALILAAGYGSRIADVTTNPKSLLTIKEKALMDWHFDSLAAVGVKDVVVVTGYKREVLEEYLQKFKSNFNLAFAVNDDYKVKGNTYSLFFGLEKVETDFLLFDADLIYETQILRAFVEDTNPNQILVGESSIDDIECAKTMIDKDGFVRMTIDKRAVSAEEREKYTFAGEAIGILKFSKEYRDDMFNECKKFLADEKNVSKNWEHVMNEFLHTHDMSVHQSVSDKWVEIDNREDYERAKKLFGEV is encoded by the coding sequence GTGTCTAGTTTAACTGCTCTGATTTTGGCCGCAGGATACGGCTCTCGTATTGCTGATGTAACAACAAACCCAAAGTCGCTTTTAACAATTAAAGAAAAAGCACTAATGGACTGGCACTTCGATAGCCTTGCTGCTGTTGGAGTTAAAGACGTTGTTGTGGTGACTGGATATAAACGCGAAGTCCTTGAAGAATACCTGCAAAAATTTAAAAGCAACTTCAATTTAGCTTTCGCCGTTAACGATGATTACAAAGTAAAAGGCAACACCTATTCACTTTTTTTTGGTCTGGAAAAAGTAGAGACAGACTTTCTTCTTTTTGATGCCGACCTGATTTATGAAACACAAATCCTAAGAGCTTTCGTTGAAGACACAAACCCTAACCAGATTCTGGTTGGTGAGAGTTCAATCGATGATATCGAATGCGCGAAGACGATGATCGATAAAGACGGTTTTGTCCGCATGACGATCGACAAGCGTGCCGTGAGCGCAGAAGAGCGTGAAAAGTACACTTTCGCAGGTGAAGCCATCGGCATCCTGAAATTTTCTAAAGAGTACAGAGACGATATGTTCAACGAGTGCAAGAAGTTCCTTGCTGATGAAAAGAACGTTTCTAAAAACTGGGAGCACGTGATGAACGAGTTCCTGCATACGCACGATATGTCAGTTCACCAGTCAGTAAGTGACAAGTGGGTTGAGATCGATAACCGTGAAGATTATGAGCGCGCGAAAAAACTTTTTGGAGAAGTGTAG
- a CDS encoding CDP-alcohol phosphatidyltransferase family protein: MTWLAEYRSSLKNVHAEEFLDVYFFRPIAFVIVKLLYPLPLTPNNYSFASFVSGFTAAWFFYKAEFQWGAFFFFLFAVLDCCDGMQARMKKNGSEFGRFIDGLVDYTSNIACYIGLGFGVAKAMPMMGSIPTVYLVIAAGLSKALHSIIYDHYLMEYLSYDRGDGGFVQREVEELRQKLAVAKANPKESKIRLFMLTTYLGFSTLQAGNEGRSLKFECKNYIEKNYRAIQLWGLIGPAWHIAFLIFALLFDRPEWLFGYAIIFGNTWLVIMLIYQQKIYHRLESAQA; this comes from the coding sequence GTGACTTGGCTTGCAGAATATAGAAGTTCATTAAAAAACGTGCATGCAGAAGAATTTCTGGATGTTTACTTTTTCAGACCGATTGCTTTTGTGATCGTTAAACTTTTATACCCGCTGCCACTGACTCCGAATAATTATTCATTTGCTTCGTTTGTCTCGGGTTTTACTGCGGCCTGGTTTTTTTATAAAGCAGAGTTTCAATGGGGAGCTTTCTTTTTCTTCCTTTTTGCTGTCCTAGACTGCTGTGATGGCATGCAGGCGAGAATGAAAAAGAACGGTTCTGAGTTTGGCCGCTTTATTGATGGTTTGGTGGATTACACTTCAAACATTGCTTGTTACATCGGACTTGGTTTTGGTGTGGCGAAGGCGATGCCAATGATGGGGTCAATCCCGACTGTGTACCTGGTGATTGCTGCCGGATTAAGTAAGGCGCTTCACTCAATCATCTACGATCACTACCTGATGGAATACCTTTCATACGACCGCGGAGACGGCGGTTTTGTTCAAAGAGAAGTTGAAGAGCTTCGTCAGAAGCTTGCAGTAGCAAAGGCCAATCCAAAAGAATCAAAAATTCGCCTTTTTATGCTGACGACATATTTAGGTTTCAGCACTCTTCAAGCTGGCAACGAAGGGCGCTCCTTAAAGTTTGAATGCAAAAATTATATTGAGAAGAATTACCGTGCCATTCAGTTATGGGGTCTTATCGGGCCGGCATGGCATATCGCTTTCCTTATTTTTGCACTTTTATTCGACAGGCCTGAATGGCTTTTTGGTTACGCTATTATTTTTGGCAACACCTGGCTGGTGATCATGTTGATCTATCAACAAAAGATTTACCACCGCCTGGAGAGTGCTCAAGCATGA
- a CDS encoding chalcone isomerase family protein, with the protein MRSLVLGLVTLFSVSAHALTVDSIAFDDKVTVAGKELVLNGVGIRKATFLKIKVYYGALYLTAKTTNSGAFLGTNEPKQITMQFVRDVDAKDLKKTYKEAFEGANKETYKNMLPTFEAFNNNFTDIKKGERMVFTFLPDGVVLTLAGKSFPKAGDAAFSHAILNMWFINPLDEGLTKGLLGQ; encoded by the coding sequence ATGAGAAGTTTAGTTCTAGGACTAGTAACCCTGTTTTCTGTAAGCGCGCACGCCCTGACTGTTGACTCAATTGCCTTTGACGACAAAGTCACTGTTGCAGGAAAAGAATTAGTGCTTAACGGAGTGGGAATCAGAAAAGCGACATTCTTAAAAATCAAAGTTTATTACGGGGCCCTTTACCTGACGGCAAAAACTACAAACTCAGGGGCATTCCTGGGGACAAATGAGCCGAAACAAATCACTATGCAATTTGTCCGCGACGTAGACGCAAAAGATCTTAAAAAAACTTATAAAGAAGCTTTTGAAGGCGCTAATAAAGAAACATACAAAAACATGCTCCCTACCTTTGAAGCTTTCAACAACAACTTCACCGACATTAAAAAAGGCGAAAGAATGGTCTTTACCTTCCTTCCTGACGGTGTAGTGCTAACACTTGCTGGGAAAAGCTTCCCAAAGGCCGGCGATGCTGCTTTCTCTCATGCCATCCTGAATATGTGGTTTATTAACCCTCTAGACGAAGGTCTAACTAAGGGTTTACTTGGCCAGTAG
- a CDS encoding ABC-F family ATP-binding cassette domain-containing protein, with protein sequence MIQAKNLSKHFGAQELFSNVSFQLGPRERVGLVGRNGSGKSTLFKLILGELSADGGEISIPKGYRLGALEQHIHFTKPTVLEECTQVLNPEDFKEHEAEKILFGLGFSEPDLARDPKSFSGGYQIRINLTKVLLQSPDLLLLDEPTNYLDIVSMRWLKSFLKNFPGEIMLITHDREFMDDVVTHTMGLHRQQLKKIKGDTAKFYEQILQDEEMYEKTRENLDKKRKEMEAFIERFKAKASKAAQAQSRVKALEKMSSMDKLADVDSLGFKFRFVECPGKQIAEVKHLSFHYEGKEENLFHNLSFPINREDRIGIIGKNGKGKSTLLNIIGGYLTPVTGKVSFHPSAQIGHFGQTNINRLNMENTIAEEIQQENNDLSISSVRNICGTMMFEGDLAKKKIKVLSGGERARVLLGKILAKPANLLLLDEPTNHLDMESIESLTEEIGNFPGAVVIVTHSEIMLKNLATKLVIFHNGNAEFFNGTYDDFLEKIGWESEETKPKVETKKLSEKEIKQKRAELTIERAKQTKPIKEEIERLEGEITKNEDLLKRINNELEKATLANDTAKLTDYAHAVGKLNHMIDELFEKLTNSNENLEFIQAKYDKELDALS encoded by the coding sequence ATGATACAGGCCAAAAATTTATCCAAACATTTCGGTGCACAAGAGTTATTCAGCAATGTCAGTTTTCAATTAGGACCAAGAGAAAGAGTCGGTCTGGTTGGAAGAAATGGCTCGGGTAAATCGACGCTTTTTAAACTAATTCTCGGAGAGTTATCTGCTGATGGGGGAGAAATTTCTATCCCAAAGGGGTATAGACTCGGTGCCCTTGAACAACATATTCACTTTACCAAGCCTACTGTCCTGGAAGAATGCACTCAGGTTTTAAACCCTGAAGATTTCAAAGAACACGAGGCCGAAAAAATTCTTTTTGGTCTGGGGTTTTCGGAGCCCGACCTCGCCCGTGACCCCAAGAGCTTTTCAGGTGGTTATCAAATCAGGATCAACCTGACGAAGGTGCTTTTGCAGTCGCCAGATCTTCTGCTTTTGGATGAGCCTACCAACTACCTCGATATCGTCAGTATGAGATGGCTTAAGAGCTTTTTAAAGAATTTCCCAGGGGAAATCATGCTCATCACCCACGACCGCGAGTTTATGGATGATGTTGTGACTCACACAATGGGGCTTCACCGCCAGCAGTTAAAGAAAATCAAGGGCGATACCGCTAAATTTTATGAACAGATTCTTCAAGACGAAGAAATGTACGAAAAGACGCGCGAAAATTTAGATAAAAAACGCAAGGAAATGGAAGCTTTTATCGAGAGATTTAAAGCGAAGGCTTCTAAAGCAGCTCAGGCGCAATCGAGAGTGAAAGCGCTGGAGAAAATGAGTTCAATGGACAAGCTTGCTGATGTTGATTCATTGGGCTTTAAGTTCCGTTTTGTGGAGTGTCCGGGGAAACAAATCGCCGAAGTCAAACACCTGAGTTTTCACTATGAAGGAAAAGAGGAAAATCTTTTTCACAACCTGAGTTTTCCGATTAACCGCGAAGATAGAATCGGGATCATTGGGAAAAACGGAAAAGGAAAATCGACATTACTAAACATTATCGGCGGATACTTAACTCCAGTCACTGGAAAAGTGAGCTTTCACCCTTCAGCACAGATTGGCCATTTTGGTCAGACCAATATCAATCGCCTGAATATGGAAAACACGATTGCTGAAGAAATTCAGCAGGAAAATAATGATCTTTCAATTTCAAGTGTCCGCAATATTTGTGGGACGATGATGTTTGAAGGGGACCTGGCAAAAAAGAAAATCAAAGTTCTTTCCGGGGGAGAAAGGGCCCGCGTTTTATTGGGAAAAATCCTGGCAAAACCGGCAAACCTCCTGCTTCTGGATGAGCCTACCAACCACTTGGATATGGAATCGATTGAGTCTTTAACCGAAGAGATTGGAAACTTTCCTGGTGCTGTTGTGATTGTTACCCACAGTGAAATCATGCTTAAGAACCTGGCGACTAAACTGGTTATTTTCCATAATGGGAACGCCGAGTTTTTTAACGGAACATACGACGATTTCTTAGAAAAAATCGGTTGGGAAAGCGAAGAGACAAAACCAAAAGTTGAGACCAAAAAGCTTTCTGAAAAAGAGATTAAACAAAAAAGGGCCGAGCTGACTATTGAGCGCGCTAAACAAACGAAGCCGATCAAAGAAGAAATTGAGCGCCTGGAAGGTGAGATCACTAAAAACGAAGACCTGCTTAAGCGCATCAATAACGAGTTGGAAAAGGCTACGCTTGCCAACGATACGGCCAAGTTGACTGACTACGCCCATGCGGTCGGAAAACTTAACCACATGATTGATGAGCTCTTTGAAAAGCTGACCAACTCCAATGAAAATCTAGAATTTATCCAGGCTAAATACGATAAAGAGTTAGACGCTTTGTCGTAA